From a single Paramisgurnus dabryanus chromosome 17, PD_genome_1.1, whole genome shotgun sequence genomic region:
- the LOC135787457 gene encoding uncharacterized protein isoform X10, producing MDPLTVLLCVLLTTTGFQGFSKATTIRTLTTDSYDTTLDPSADSKSCRNYCGYSYTTCSCDDNCQYNRNCCLDYKNYCVKTTDWPVFVTTKAADTTTSSDGSSCRDSCGSFVGTCACYSACQDLGNCCPDFKTYCSLTTYKPDPTVWEDEFFSCVYNCGIDFGICSCESSCQYYGNCCFDFKWNCPVPTTTSTTPMTSTSTELSTTTSTTMTTEHIYVDYFCAYNCDIDFGPCSCKSSCQYHGNCCPDYEWSCPGSTITMTTGSTELSTTSTTMTTASKELSTTTSTTMTTGSIELSTTTSTTMTTEHIYVDYFCAFSCDIDFGPCSCKSSCQYHGNCCPDYEWSCQVPPTTTTTMTTGSTEQYTTTSTTMKTGSTEHIYVDYFCAFSCDIDFGPCSCKSSCQYHGNCCPDYKLYCPVSTTTKTTGSTELSTTTSTTMTTGSTELSTTASTTMTTEHIYVDYFCAFSCDIDFGPCSCKSSCQYHGNCCPDYEWSCPVSTTTTTTMTTSSTEHIYGDHFCAKSCDIDFGPCSCKSSCQYHGNCCADYELYCPAPTTSWPPITDNHPACGALLYGSGLFSSPNYPHYYYDNAHCVWYLSAQPGQRLFLSFADVQLDRCCDCDYISVHDGSSIGHQQLGRICFNDTTHQTFHSSSRYLTVVFRSDHSGVSHGFKAQFTSSLTADQGRVDCSSDNMVIVIRASYLNSLGFNGNYLYVDDHRCRPTINSTEVVFRFSLNTCGTGKEMMNGYVAYTNNVRASQSKSGEITLQPQFLLHVGCRMEPDTVVQILYKAKEDINANITGAGRFNASIAFFTSSSFNQQIFHSPYEVNLNQYMYVQVWLNRPDTSLDLFLETCVASPDPNDFKTRSYDLLRNGCPRDSTYYSYINGQQYYARFRFQAFKFLRTHANVYLQCKVIICPDNDYNSRCRQGCRLRRKRSLESNHHTNTVILGPITLKGERPGVKKSEKRKK from the exons ATGGATCCTCTGACAGTTCTTCTTTGCGTGCTTCTAACCACTACAGGCTTTCAAGGATTCAGCAAAG CAACAACCATTCGGACATTGACAACAG ACTCTTATGATACAACATTGGATCCATCAGCAG ATTCCAAATCATGCAGGAATTATTGTGGATATAGTTATACCACTTGTTCATGCGACGACAACTGCCAGTACAACAGAAACTGTTGCCTTGACTACAAAA ACTACTGTGTAAAAACAACTGACTGGCCAGTTTTTGTGACAACTAAAGCTGCAGATACAACAACATCCTCAG ATGGCTCCTCCTGCAGGGATAGCTGTGGCTCATTTGTTGGCACTTGTGCATGTTACAGTGCTTGTCAAGATCTGGGTAACTGTTGCCCTGACTTTAAAA cCTACTGCTCATTGACAACTTATAAACCGGATCCAACAGTTTGGG AAGATGAGTTTTTCTCATGTGTGTATAACTGTGGCATTGACTTTGGCATCTGCTCTTGCGAAAGCTCCTGTCAGTACTATGGCAACTGTTGCTTTGACTTTAAGT GGAATTGCCCAGTGCCCACAACAACCAGTACAACCCCCATGACATCAACCTCGACAGAAT TGTCCACAACAACCAGTACAACCATGACAACAGAAC ATATTTATGTGGATTACTTTTGCGCATATAACTGTGATATTGACTTTGGCCCTTGTTCATGCAAGAGCTCTTGTCAGTACCATGGCAACTGTTGCCCTGACTACGAGT GGTCTTGCCCAGGGTCCACAATAACCATGACAACAGGCTCGACAGAAC TGTCCACAACCAGTACAACCATGACAACAGCCTCGAAAGAGT TGTCCACAACAACCAGTACAACCATGACAACAGGCTCGATAGAAC TGTCCACAACAACCAGTACAACCATGACAACAGAAC ATATTTATGTGGATTACTTTTGCGCGTTTAGCTGTGATATTGACTTCGGCCCTTGTTCATGCAAGAGCTCTTGTCAGTACCATGGCAACTGTTGCCCTGACTACGAGT GGTCTTGCCAAGTGCCCCCAACAACCACTACAACCATGACAACAGGCTCGACAGAAC AGTACACAACAACCAGTACAACCATGAAAACAGGCTCGACAGAAC ATATTTATGTGGATTACTTTTGCGCGTTTAGCTGTGATATTGACTTCGGCCCTTGTTCATGCAAGAGCTCTTGTCAGTACCATGGCAACTGTTGCCCTGACTACAAGT TGTACTGCCCAGTGTCCACAACAACCAAGACAACAGGCTCGACAGAAC TGTCCACAACAACCAGTACAACCATGACAACAGGCTCGACAGAAC TGTCCACAACAGCCAGTACAACCATGACAACAGAAC ATATTTATGTGGATTACTTTTGCGCGTTTAGCTGTGATATTGACTTCGGCCCTTGTTCATGCAAGAGCTCTTGTCAGTACCATGGCAACTGTTGCCCTGACTACGAGT GGTCTTGCCCAGTGTCCACAACAACCACTACAACCATGACAACAAGCTCGACAGAAC ATATTTATGGGGACCACTTTTGCGCGAAAAGCTGTGATATTGACTTTGGCCCTTGTTCATGCAAGAGCTCTTGTCAGTACCATGGCAACTGTTGCGCTGACTATGAGT TGTATTGCCCAGCGCCTACAACCTCATGGCCACCCATAACAG ATAATCACCCAGCATGTGGAGCACTCCTGTATGGTTCTGGGCTGTTTTCCAGTCCCAACTATCCACACTATTATTACGACAATGCACACTGTGTGTGGTATCTCTCTGCTCAGCCAGGACAGAGGCTCTTCTTGTCATTTGCTGATGTACA ATTAGATCGCTGCTGTGACTGTGACTACATCTCTGTACATGATGGTTCTTCTATTGGTCATCAACAATTGGGAAGGATCTGCTTCAATGACACCACACACCAGACGTTTCACTCATCTTCTCGATACTTGACCGTTGTCTTCAGGAGTGACCACTCTGGTGTCAGCCATGGCTTTAAAGCTCAGTTCACAAGCTCTCTGACCGCAGATCAAG GTCGTGTGGACTGTTCTTCAGACAACATGGTCATTGTCATTAGAGCATCGTACCTGAATTCACTTGGGTTCAATGGAAATTACCTTTATGTGGATGACCATCGGTGCAGACCCACCATTAACAGTACTGAGGTTGTGTTCCGCTTCTCTCTCAACACGTGTGGCACTGGCAAAGAG ATGATGAATGGTTATGTTGCTTACACCAACAACGTGCGGGCATCTCAGTCTAAATCGGGCGAGATCACCCTTCAGCCACAGTTTCTGTTACATGTGGGCTGCAGAATGGAGCCGGACACTGTGGTGCAGATACTCTACAAGGCTAAAGAGGACATCAATGCTAACATCACAGGAGCGGGTCGCTTTAATGCCAGCATTGCCTTTTTCACCTCTAGCAGTTTCAACCAACAAATTTTTCACTCTCCATATGAGGTGAACCTTAACCAATACATGTATGTTCAGGTTTGGCTAAACAGACCTGATACGAGCCTGGATCTCTTCCTGGAGACCTGTGTTGCATCTCCAGATCCAAATGACTTCAAAACCCGCTCCTATGACCTGCTGCGTAATGG ATGTCCCAGAGACAGCACATATTATTCCTACATCAACGGTCAGCAGTATTACGCACGGTTCCGTTTCCAGGCTTTTAAGTTCCTTCGGACACATGCCAATGTGTACCTGCAGTGTAAGGTGATCATTTGCCCTGATAATGATTACAACTCTCGGTGTCGTCAGGGGTGCCGTTTACGTCGCAAGAGGTCCCTTGAATCCAACCACCACACCAATACTGTGATACTGGGGCCAATCACACTCAAAG GAGAAAGGCCTGGTGTGAAGAAGTCTGAGAAGAGAAAGAAATGA
- the LOC135787457 gene encoding uncharacterized protein isoform X6 yields MDPLTVLLCVLLTTTGFQGFSKATTIRTLTTDSYDTTLDPSADSKSCRNYCGYSYTTCSCDDNCQYNRNCCLDYKNYCVKTTDWPVFVTTKAADTTTSSDGSSCRDSCGSFVGTCACYSACQDLGNCCPDFKTYCSLTTYKPDPTVWEDEFFSCVYNCGIDFGICSCESSCQYYGNCCFDFKWNCPVPTTTSTTPMTSTSTELSTTTSTTMTTEHIYVDYFCAYNCDIDFGPCSCKSSCQYHGNCCPDYEWSCPGSTITMTTGSTELSTTSTTMTTASKELSTTTSTTMTTGSIELSTTTSTTMTTEHIYVDYFCAFSCDIDFGPCSCKSSCQYHGNCCPDYEWSCQVPPTTTTTMTTGSTEQYTTTSTTMKTGSTEHIYVDYFCAFSCDIDFGPCSCKSSCQYHGNCCPDYKLYCPVSTTTKTTGSTELSTTTSTTMTTGSTEHIYVDYFCAFSCDIDFGPCSCKSSCQYHGNCCPDYEWSCPVSTTTTTTMTTSSTEQSTTTSTTMKTGSTEHIYGDHFCAKSCDIDFGPCSCKSSCQYHGNCCADYELYCPAPTTSWPPITDNHPACGALLYGSGLFSSPNYPHYYYDNAHCVWYLSAQPGQRLFLSFADVQLDRCCDCDYISVHDGSSIGHQQLGRICFNDTTHQTFHSSSRYLTVVFRSDHSGVSHGFKAQFTSSLTADQGRVDCSSDNMVIVIRASYLNSLGFNGNYLYVDDHRCRPTINSTEVVFRFSLNTCGTGKEMMNGYVAYTNNVRASQSKSGEITLQPQFLLHVGCRMEPDTVVQILYKAKEDINANITGAGRFNASIAFFTSSSFNQQIFHSPYEVNLNQYMYVQVWLNRPDTSLDLFLETCVASPDPNDFKTRSYDLLRNGCPRDSTYYSYINGQQYYARFRFQAFKFLRTHANVYLQCKVIICPDNDYNSRCRQGCRLRRKRSLESNHHTNTVILGPITLKGERPGVKKSEKRKK; encoded by the exons ATGGATCCTCTGACAGTTCTTCTTTGCGTGCTTCTAACCACTACAGGCTTTCAAGGATTCAGCAAAG CAACAACCATTCGGACATTGACAACAG ACTCTTATGATACAACATTGGATCCATCAGCAG ATTCCAAATCATGCAGGAATTATTGTGGATATAGTTATACCACTTGTTCATGCGACGACAACTGCCAGTACAACAGAAACTGTTGCCTTGACTACAAAA ACTACTGTGTAAAAACAACTGACTGGCCAGTTTTTGTGACAACTAAAGCTGCAGATACAACAACATCCTCAG ATGGCTCCTCCTGCAGGGATAGCTGTGGCTCATTTGTTGGCACTTGTGCATGTTACAGTGCTTGTCAAGATCTGGGTAACTGTTGCCCTGACTTTAAAA cCTACTGCTCATTGACAACTTATAAACCGGATCCAACAGTTTGGG AAGATGAGTTTTTCTCATGTGTGTATAACTGTGGCATTGACTTTGGCATCTGCTCTTGCGAAAGCTCCTGTCAGTACTATGGCAACTGTTGCTTTGACTTTAAGT GGAATTGCCCAGTGCCCACAACAACCAGTACAACCCCCATGACATCAACCTCGACAGAAT TGTCCACAACAACCAGTACAACCATGACAACAGAAC ATATTTATGTGGATTACTTTTGCGCATATAACTGTGATATTGACTTTGGCCCTTGTTCATGCAAGAGCTCTTGTCAGTACCATGGCAACTGTTGCCCTGACTACGAGT GGTCTTGCCCAGGGTCCACAATAACCATGACAACAGGCTCGACAGAAC TGTCCACAACCAGTACAACCATGACAACAGCCTCGAAAGAGT TGTCCACAACAACCAGTACAACCATGACAACAGGCTCGATAGAAC TGTCCACAACAACCAGTACAACCATGACAACAGAAC ATATTTATGTGGATTACTTTTGCGCGTTTAGCTGTGATATTGACTTCGGCCCTTGTTCATGCAAGAGCTCTTGTCAGTACCATGGCAACTGTTGCCCTGACTACGAGT GGTCTTGCCAAGTGCCCCCAACAACCACTACAACCATGACAACAGGCTCGACAGAAC AGTACACAACAACCAGTACAACCATGAAAACAGGCTCGACAGAAC ATATTTATGTGGATTACTTTTGCGCGTTTAGCTGTGATATTGACTTCGGCCCTTGTTCATGCAAGAGCTCTTGTCAGTACCATGGCAACTGTTGCCCTGACTACAAGT TGTACTGCCCAGTGTCCACAACAACCAAGACAACAGGCTCGACAGAAC TGTCCACAACAACCAGTACAACCATGACAACAGGCTCGACAGAAC ATATTTATGTGGATTACTTTTGCGCGTTTAGCTGTGATATTGACTTCGGCCCTTGTTCATGCAAGAGCTCTTGTCAGTACCATGGCAACTGTTGCCCTGACTACGAGT GGTCTTGCCCAGTGTCCACAACAACCACTACAACCATGACAACAAGCTCGACAGAAC AGTCCACAACAACCAGTACAACCATGAAAACAGGCTCGACAGAAC ATATTTATGGGGACCACTTTTGCGCGAAAAGCTGTGATATTGACTTTGGCCCTTGTTCATGCAAGAGCTCTTGTCAGTACCATGGCAACTGTTGCGCTGACTATGAGT TGTATTGCCCAGCGCCTACAACCTCATGGCCACCCATAACAG ATAATCACCCAGCATGTGGAGCACTCCTGTATGGTTCTGGGCTGTTTTCCAGTCCCAACTATCCACACTATTATTACGACAATGCACACTGTGTGTGGTATCTCTCTGCTCAGCCAGGACAGAGGCTCTTCTTGTCATTTGCTGATGTACA ATTAGATCGCTGCTGTGACTGTGACTACATCTCTGTACATGATGGTTCTTCTATTGGTCATCAACAATTGGGAAGGATCTGCTTCAATGACACCACACACCAGACGTTTCACTCATCTTCTCGATACTTGACCGTTGTCTTCAGGAGTGACCACTCTGGTGTCAGCCATGGCTTTAAAGCTCAGTTCACAAGCTCTCTGACCGCAGATCAAG GTCGTGTGGACTGTTCTTCAGACAACATGGTCATTGTCATTAGAGCATCGTACCTGAATTCACTTGGGTTCAATGGAAATTACCTTTATGTGGATGACCATCGGTGCAGACCCACCATTAACAGTACTGAGGTTGTGTTCCGCTTCTCTCTCAACACGTGTGGCACTGGCAAAGAG ATGATGAATGGTTATGTTGCTTACACCAACAACGTGCGGGCATCTCAGTCTAAATCGGGCGAGATCACCCTTCAGCCACAGTTTCTGTTACATGTGGGCTGCAGAATGGAGCCGGACACTGTGGTGCAGATACTCTACAAGGCTAAAGAGGACATCAATGCTAACATCACAGGAGCGGGTCGCTTTAATGCCAGCATTGCCTTTTTCACCTCTAGCAGTTTCAACCAACAAATTTTTCACTCTCCATATGAGGTGAACCTTAACCAATACATGTATGTTCAGGTTTGGCTAAACAGACCTGATACGAGCCTGGATCTCTTCCTGGAGACCTGTGTTGCATCTCCAGATCCAAATGACTTCAAAACCCGCTCCTATGACCTGCTGCGTAATGG ATGTCCCAGAGACAGCACATATTATTCCTACATCAACGGTCAGCAGTATTACGCACGGTTCCGTTTCCAGGCTTTTAAGTTCCTTCGGACACATGCCAATGTGTACCTGCAGTGTAAGGTGATCATTTGCCCTGATAATGATTACAACTCTCGGTGTCGTCAGGGGTGCCGTTTACGTCGCAAGAGGTCCCTTGAATCCAACCACCACACCAATACTGTGATACTGGGGCCAATCACACTCAAAG GAGAAAGGCCTGGTGTGAAGAAGTCTGAGAAGAGAAAGAAATGA
- the LOC135787457 gene encoding uncharacterized protein isoform X3 produces MDPLTVLLCVLLTTTGFQGFSKATTIRTLTTDSYDTTLDPSADSKSCRNYCGYSYTTCSCDDNCQYNRNCCLDYKNYCVKTTDWPVFVTTKAADTTTSSDGSSCRDSCGSFVGTCACYSACQDLGNCCPDFKTYCSLTTYKPDPTVWEDEFFSCVYNCGIDFGICSCESSCQYYGNCCFDFKWNCPVPTTTSTTPMTSTSTELSTTTSTTMTTEHIYVDYFCAYNCDIDFGPCSCKSSCQYHGNCCPDYEWSCPGSTITMTTGSTELSTTSTTMTTASKELSTTTSTTMTTGSIELSTTTSTTMTTEHIYVDYFCAFSCDIDFGPCSCKSSCQYHGNCCPDYEWSCQVPPTTTTTMTTGSTEQYTTTSTTMKTGSTEHIYVDYFCAFSCDIDFGPCSCKSSCQYHGNCCPDYKLYCPVSTTTKTTGSTELSTTTSTTMTTGSTELSTTASTTMTTEHIYVDYFCAFSCDIDFGPCSCKSSCQYHGNCCPDYEWSCPVSTTTTTTMTTSSTEQSTTTSTTMKTGSTEHIYGDHFCAKSCDIDFGPCSCKSSCQYHGNCCADYELYCPAPTTSWPPITDNHPACGALLYGSGLFSSPNYPHYYYDNAHCVWYLSAQPGQRLFLSFADVQLDRCCDCDYISVHDGSSIGHQQLGRICFNDTTHQTFHSSSRYLTVVFRSDHSGVSHGFKAQFTSSLTADQGRVDCSSDNMVIVIRASYLNSLGFNGNYLYVDDHRCRPTINSTEVVFRFSLNTCGTGKEMMNGYVAYTNNVRASQSKSGEITLQPQFLLHVGCRMEPDTVVQILYKAKEDINANITGAGRFNASIAFFTSSSFNQQIFHSPYEVNLNQYMYVQVWLNRPDTSLDLFLETCVASPDPNDFKTRSYDLLRNGCPRDSTYYSYINGQQYYARFRFQAFKFLRTHANVYLQCKVIICPDNDYNSRCRQGCRLRRKRSLESNHHTNTVILGPITLKGQREKGLV; encoded by the exons ATGGATCCTCTGACAGTTCTTCTTTGCGTGCTTCTAACCACTACAGGCTTTCAAGGATTCAGCAAAG CAACAACCATTCGGACATTGACAACAG ACTCTTATGATACAACATTGGATCCATCAGCAG ATTCCAAATCATGCAGGAATTATTGTGGATATAGTTATACCACTTGTTCATGCGACGACAACTGCCAGTACAACAGAAACTGTTGCCTTGACTACAAAA ACTACTGTGTAAAAACAACTGACTGGCCAGTTTTTGTGACAACTAAAGCTGCAGATACAACAACATCCTCAG ATGGCTCCTCCTGCAGGGATAGCTGTGGCTCATTTGTTGGCACTTGTGCATGTTACAGTGCTTGTCAAGATCTGGGTAACTGTTGCCCTGACTTTAAAA cCTACTGCTCATTGACAACTTATAAACCGGATCCAACAGTTTGGG AAGATGAGTTTTTCTCATGTGTGTATAACTGTGGCATTGACTTTGGCATCTGCTCTTGCGAAAGCTCCTGTCAGTACTATGGCAACTGTTGCTTTGACTTTAAGT GGAATTGCCCAGTGCCCACAACAACCAGTACAACCCCCATGACATCAACCTCGACAGAAT TGTCCACAACAACCAGTACAACCATGACAACAGAAC ATATTTATGTGGATTACTTTTGCGCATATAACTGTGATATTGACTTTGGCCCTTGTTCATGCAAGAGCTCTTGTCAGTACCATGGCAACTGTTGCCCTGACTACGAGT GGTCTTGCCCAGGGTCCACAATAACCATGACAACAGGCTCGACAGAAC TGTCCACAACCAGTACAACCATGACAACAGCCTCGAAAGAGT TGTCCACAACAACCAGTACAACCATGACAACAGGCTCGATAGAAC TGTCCACAACAACCAGTACAACCATGACAACAGAAC ATATTTATGTGGATTACTTTTGCGCGTTTAGCTGTGATATTGACTTCGGCCCTTGTTCATGCAAGAGCTCTTGTCAGTACCATGGCAACTGTTGCCCTGACTACGAGT GGTCTTGCCAAGTGCCCCCAACAACCACTACAACCATGACAACAGGCTCGACAGAAC AGTACACAACAACCAGTACAACCATGAAAACAGGCTCGACAGAAC ATATTTATGTGGATTACTTTTGCGCGTTTAGCTGTGATATTGACTTCGGCCCTTGTTCATGCAAGAGCTCTTGTCAGTACCATGGCAACTGTTGCCCTGACTACAAGT TGTACTGCCCAGTGTCCACAACAACCAAGACAACAGGCTCGACAGAAC TGTCCACAACAACCAGTACAACCATGACAACAGGCTCGACAGAAC TGTCCACAACAGCCAGTACAACCATGACAACAGAAC ATATTTATGTGGATTACTTTTGCGCGTTTAGCTGTGATATTGACTTCGGCCCTTGTTCATGCAAGAGCTCTTGTCAGTACCATGGCAACTGTTGCCCTGACTACGAGT GGTCTTGCCCAGTGTCCACAACAACCACTACAACCATGACAACAAGCTCGACAGAAC AGTCCACAACAACCAGTACAACCATGAAAACAGGCTCGACAGAAC ATATTTATGGGGACCACTTTTGCGCGAAAAGCTGTGATATTGACTTTGGCCCTTGTTCATGCAAGAGCTCTTGTCAGTACCATGGCAACTGTTGCGCTGACTATGAGT TGTATTGCCCAGCGCCTACAACCTCATGGCCACCCATAACAG ATAATCACCCAGCATGTGGAGCACTCCTGTATGGTTCTGGGCTGTTTTCCAGTCCCAACTATCCACACTATTATTACGACAATGCACACTGTGTGTGGTATCTCTCTGCTCAGCCAGGACAGAGGCTCTTCTTGTCATTTGCTGATGTACA ATTAGATCGCTGCTGTGACTGTGACTACATCTCTGTACATGATGGTTCTTCTATTGGTCATCAACAATTGGGAAGGATCTGCTTCAATGACACCACACACCAGACGTTTCACTCATCTTCTCGATACTTGACCGTTGTCTTCAGGAGTGACCACTCTGGTGTCAGCCATGGCTTTAAAGCTCAGTTCACAAGCTCTCTGACCGCAGATCAAG GTCGTGTGGACTGTTCTTCAGACAACATGGTCATTGTCATTAGAGCATCGTACCTGAATTCACTTGGGTTCAATGGAAATTACCTTTATGTGGATGACCATCGGTGCAGACCCACCATTAACAGTACTGAGGTTGTGTTCCGCTTCTCTCTCAACACGTGTGGCACTGGCAAAGAG ATGATGAATGGTTATGTTGCTTACACCAACAACGTGCGGGCATCTCAGTCTAAATCGGGCGAGATCACCCTTCAGCCACAGTTTCTGTTACATGTGGGCTGCAGAATGGAGCCGGACACTGTGGTGCAGATACTCTACAAGGCTAAAGAGGACATCAATGCTAACATCACAGGAGCGGGTCGCTTTAATGCCAGCATTGCCTTTTTCACCTCTAGCAGTTTCAACCAACAAATTTTTCACTCTCCATATGAGGTGAACCTTAACCAATACATGTATGTTCAGGTTTGGCTAAACAGACCTGATACGAGCCTGGATCTCTTCCTGGAGACCTGTGTTGCATCTCCAGATCCAAATGACTTCAAAACCCGCTCCTATGACCTGCTGCGTAATGG ATGTCCCAGAGACAGCACATATTATTCCTACATCAACGGTCAGCAGTATTACGCACGGTTCCGTTTCCAGGCTTTTAAGTTCCTTCGGACACATGCCAATGTGTACCTGCAGTGTAAGGTGATCATTTGCCCTGATAATGATTACAACTCTCGGTGTCGTCAGGGGTGCCGTTTACGTCGCAAGAGGTCCCTTGAATCCAACCACCACACCAATACTGTGATACTGGGGCCAATCACACTCAAAGGTCAGAGG GAGAAAGGCCTGGTGTGA